One Suncus etruscus isolate mSunEtr1 chromosome 13, mSunEtr1.pri.cur, whole genome shotgun sequence genomic region harbors:
- the TIGIT gene encoding T-cell immunoreceptor with Ig and ITIM domains codes for MPHGVIGAYGDRWNKSNNPELVFFETLYALRFSFTLPAAIDQFQWQKRPHDLPVGLMGRSMRWCFFLLWAQGLRQASEAVIGGNMAGRILTTGNISAEEGSSVTFHCHLCYTNASVTQVQWELGDQLLANHNAKQGWYIHTRFSDRVTTGHNMDITLQSLTKNDTGEYSCKFYTYPDGLYKEKFFLEVKQNSVPKYNTMFQMSLLGTLATLLIVICTVVVVVVVRIIKNKLLRKHSDVNGLRRTTSEQAHQRPSSLSIPGNYVPDGFCREQGEEDYAEPHDYFNVLSYRSLGSFSFLAETS; via the exons aacttGTTTTTTTCGAGACCCTCTATGCTCTTAGATTCAGTTTCACCCTGCCAGCTGCAATCGACCAGTTTCAGTGGCAGAAGAGGCCACATGATCTTCCTGTAGGGCTCATGGGCAGAAGTATGCGGTGGTGCTTCTTCTTGCTCTGGGCACAGGGGCTGAGGCAGGCTTCCGAAGCTGTCATAG GAGGAAATATGGCAGGTAGAATATTAACGACGGGAAACATTTCTGCAGAGGAAGGTAGCTCTGTAACCTTCCACTGTCACTTATGTTATACCAATGCCAGTGTGACTCAGGTCCAGTGGGAGCTGGGAGACCAACTCCTGGCAAATCATAATGCTAAGCAGGGGTGGTACATCCACACCAGATTCAGTGATCGAGTGACTACAGGCCACAACATGGACATCACTCTCCAGTCATTGACCAAGAATGACACAGGGGAATATTCCTGCAAATTTTACACATACCCTGATGGACTTTACAAAGAGAAATTCTTTCTGGAAGTCAAACAAAACTCAG TGCCTAAGTACAACACTATGTTTCAGATGTCATTGCTTGGAACCCTGGCCACATTGCTGATTGTCATCTGCACAGTAGTTGTGGTGGTAGTTGTACGGATTATAAAG aacaAGTTGCTCAGAAAACATTCTGATGTGAATGGTCTCAGGAGGACAACATCTGAACAGGCACACCAGAGACCCAGCAGTCTTTCAATTCCTGGAAACTATGTCCCTGATGGATTCTGTAGAGAGCAGGGGGAAGAGGACTATGCTGAGCCACATGACTACTTTAATGTCCTAAGCTATAGAAGTCTTGGGAGTTTCAGCTTCCTGGCAGAGACTAGTTAG